From a region of the Paenibacillus sp. R14(2021) genome:
- a CDS encoding carcinine hydrolase/isopenicillin-N N-acyltransferase family protein codes for MVKPFQRTDLSVATSTTVSEAVRRLRSIPHRLAQNISLLDLEGHYAVVYASPEGVTVEHGLICCTNHQRERPESQYDFVQNRLSLSM; via the coding sequence GTACGGATCTCTCCGTGGCGACTTCGACCACAGTTTCGGAAGCCGTGAGGCGGCTCCGCTCCATACCGCATCGCCTTGCTCAGAATATCTCTCTTCTAGACCTCGAGGGACATTACGCCGTCGTGTATGCCTCGCCGGAAGGAGTGACCGTGGAGCACGGACTTATCTGCTGCACGAATCATCAACGAGAGAGACCGGAATCCCAGTACGATTTTGTACAGAATCGTCTCAGTTTATCGATGTAA